tgtgaatttcatagttgTAACATATATGAATGTAGTTCAGATTTCTTGTATTGTAAGTAAGTGATAATCGTATACAAATATTTCCACAGAAAATCCGATTTTTTCTGATTTATAACAATGTTGAGGTTCTTGTATCGTTAGATAAGTTGTTTTGTATTGACACAATCAAAGAATTAATCTCCGAATTGTTAAATTTGTATTAAATCTCTatatgagccgttataaccatgcaaGATAATTACTAGGTTGCCCGTCcattttttttccaaatgccGGTATTTGCTCAAGGTTTTGTCGCCCTATACTGGcatagtctagctgtagcgaacaactaaagcgtggggggtcaccccgtatatatctatacacaaaatctcgctctccctccaggaaactctagttataactacaggctacgatttgtacactcagaggtgccaatcgacatgtctcactagattctcaaccttTGGTACTATGTTTAACATTTACAAGTATTTTGTATGTTTTCATATTCAGAATGTACATATAGAAGTATACGAAGTTCAATGATTATGCAAATGTATAGTTACGATGTACTATGCATGTGAATTTCAGtccaagcccaattagcatgtaaatggaccataaAGGCACAATAACTTGTAAGAGGGTAATTTGGGACCAATAGGCATGTAAGTGCACTGTGACCTATAACttaggcccaaattaacatgtaaatgggtcgcaaggcccaataaacatgtcatggaaaaTATTGGACTCAATATACACTTAAATGGGGCCGTAAGGCCCATTGGCCATGTAAAATTCTTATCGATCTATTTCTTCCATTTGTTATTACTTCGTTGTTCGTTTTAGTTCGAGTTTTACCAGATTGAATATAAAAAGTCCCCTTTTTGTAAACACTACGTTCTTGGCCAATATAtctcaaattttcaattaaggcccaaagttttCTAAAGATAACCCTTTAatccataatttataaaaatttgtaGTTTCGTCCCAAATGTTTAGAAATTCACAGATTTAAtccaaaaatttatattttgacatttatggcccagttttgcagaaaattacattttcagccTCTTGTTTGTAAAAATTGACACTTTCGGCCCAATTTtgataaaagttacatttttgggtCCAATTTAGAGATAAATGTCATTTTCATCCCTAAATTTGGTTTAATTACATTTATGACTAAAACTTTGGTCAAATAGCATTTTTAATCCCAAAACTTCCATTTTTACGCAAATTTGGGCCTAAAACCGTGAGGCCCAAatatttggcccattaagctcaaATTTACACTTTTGCCCCTTTGGAAAGTATTTTTAACATAAAACCCCCTTTTTATACAAGTAGGACCCGTTTGGTccctataaaaatataaatgtcatcttttgcccttatcttttgttttcttgacaatttcCACACTTAACAAGGTTTttgttttaaacttttatatcTTAAACATATAATCACTTTTGACTTGATAATATGATGTATAAAGTGTCTTAGTTCATGGTTCTTTACTCAATGTTACTTAAAATGTCGAGATTTGTTAAGATCTAACACACttttacaaaataaactaagaaatcacacaagacatgcatataacacatagatctacacattttacttgcattctcccccaaaaatcatgtgaAAACTGAAAACAagcgggtatgaactcacctttgctttgatgtttcggttttgaagaagagatgtagagatttttggtcctagcaaCACCTTGAAGTCGTTTTCGAGCTTATGAAGTTTCTAAGGTGTGATCATGGAATAAAGCTATGTAAGAAGGAGTTTTTTTTCATGTTAAGACGAAAGAAGATACTTGTGTTTGACAATAACTTAGCAAAGATTAGAAATACTTGATGAAGATCCTTAGAACTCTAgcaaattttcgagatcttggaggaaggaggatgatctttgagagtgtttgaaagagtgtgtgtgtgtgtgttacctCTCCGCCGTAAGTAGAAGAATAGAGATGGTGATTTGAAtttgcatggaaatatgagagACAATTGCTTTGTTACATGGTGAATAATATGGAGGTGGCACCACCAAAGTCAACCCCCATTTCATTTCCTTTTTTTTACTCATGTGCCAATAATTTTTGGGCTAGGAGAAGGGGTGGAGTAGTTTGGGCCTTTACTTGTATTTACTCGAAATCATGAGGCCTAAATGATTACTTTTCGGCCCAATGGGCTCATTAGATGGTTCACAGCCAAAATAGAATAAAAGAATGGATTTATGGCTTACTAGggttaattggattagttatggcccaataaggcccattagggttagaatgaaacATTAtaggcccaaatggtccaaaatgttatagatttgtGAATTGCGTCCATTGAGAATCCAAATagggtttcctagcccaaaataGTTGAATTGGATGcctattggtccattaggcccaataaggaaatcctagtccaatatggactcaaaccgggattcttagggttttcagACTCTTTGTTGAACTTGAAAGGTGAATTTAAATGAGCACTTAGTGATATTTACTTAGAGTATATGGTTTACAATAGTTGAATGATTACACAAGAacaaaatttcctagctaaaatgctagttgtgacatcatccccccgttagacggaatttcgtcccgaaattcttttgaaaagtaGGATTGTGAACGAaagaataagtgagggtacttttgtttcatttggtcttcacgttcccacgtgaattccggtccacgtttacgctccatcgaaccttcacaatcggaatgcgactttgctttgtacgcttcacttccctatcCATAATCTCGACTGGTTCTTTGACGAACACTAGATTCTTGTTTAACTCAATCTCTTCCAAAGGGACGTCAAGGGTCTCATCTTATAGACACTTTTTCAGATTCGAGACATGGAACATcgggtgtacgttgctgagctcaGCAGGTAGCTGCaacttgtaagccactggaccaatccAGGCAAGAATCTTCaacggtccaatgtatcgcgggttcaattTTCCTCATTTACCAAAGTGAATCATtcccttccaaggagagacctttaacaacacactcatccccgacttgaaattctAATGGCTTTCGCCACTTGTCAGCATAAgtcttctgtcggtctcgcgatgcttgaagtcgaACTTTGATTTGGACATCTTTTTGGTCGTCTCACGGATGATTTCGGGTCCTGTAAGAGCACTGGCTGGCGATTTCCCTTTTGCTAGTTGAGTGTCATCCACCCCGGCCTAACATAGGGGCGATTTGCATTTTCGACCATAGAGTGCCTCGAAGgcagcaaccttgatgctcgtgtgataactattgttataagagaattcgATCAGAggaaagtgggtatcccatgacttgctgAAGTCAATCACGCAAGCttggagcatatcctcgagtgtctggatggtgcgctcactctgaccatccgtctgtgggtggtaggcagtgctcatatctAGCTACATTCCCATTGCCTTCTGAagagattgccagaatcttgaagtgagtCTGCTATCTTGTagaattcttttattggcaggaaatgtgCAACATCCCGAAATTTCAGGTAAGCTCTCAAACCCTTATTCTTTTCCAAGATGTCGCATTTAGCTCTTAAGAGGAATAATgaagcaaatgagtacgctgggcgtactgaagagtacaaTGCGCCTACTCATGCACTTTATTTGGACGTGGACTcgatggagtacgctgggcgtacattgggctacgctaggcgtaatcggcccagactcaaaaccctaattaattTTTGTACACTATAAATGGGATGCTATAGTCTTATCCTCAGCCTCCATTGTCACAGAGATCAACCCTAAGAGAGTGTTCCTACGTCCTAAAGCTAGTGAGTGTGGGAGTTGAGCTGTTTTGCTTTTTTGTTTTAGAGAATAAGAAGGAGAAGTGCTTGTGGAGATCAAGACTTGGAATCAAgacttggatctgagatctacagagaaaggagtttcatttagaggtaaaaagaTCAAAACTTTCCCTTGATAATTGATTTGGTGTTCATGAGTCATTTCTAGggttaagtcccaaaggtggagactttatgagcaaaaagGGTTccaaggacctagatctgtcccattttagTATTTTGAGGGTAGTTGATCCATAAAAATCCTATCTTCGTTGTTACTTTGGATTCATGCTAGAAGTAGGAGCCCAAAAGTATTTTTTATGGAATggtttgggtgtttgtgactctttcagccatgcaaaggcttaaagtcaccaactttatgcattaagagacttagaagtggtcagatctatgatttggacgtgtggcttaaccgattaagaccaaaATGAAAAGGAGGAGAAAGCTgggagttacgctgggcgtactcccaaTACGTGCAGCATAAGGGGCTGCGTACCCCAATTCTTTGAAGCCGccgggtacgctcaacgtacagatctggtacgcaccgcgtacgccagaaggttgacttttgctgacttttagggtttaggtcAAAGTTTGGACCCTTGCGCCATTAGAGTGGCAAAAATGGTCTTTTAACCTCCTGAGAGATCTTAGGAAGAGATTTATGCTGATTTTGAAAGTTATGCTGATTAGAGATACCACCTTATATGATTAGGTGGAGGTTAGTGCAGGATTCCCGAGTTCGAGATTTATCGAGATATccgaagtgagtcttctcactgtactatACCCGGAAAGGTACTTATGtgcgaccggaaggtcttgtatgctatgagatgcatatattgtatgctatgtgttgcatgttttgtatgcgttatgtatgtgatatgtatgctatggatgatatgggccagaaggcattatgACGTGGACCCGAAGGTCAGGGAGTCATGGCTCGGAAGGTCAATatgagtaggaccggaaggtctactgggactGGGACGGAATTCCCCTGATacacatggactggaaggtcgtgtaaagtatggcctggaaaggcgtatgtgtgtaagtggtattttggggaactcactaagcttttatgcttacaattatggttggtggttgtcgaggccaacacaaataataaccctaaatattacacactaaaatagtgtatagtggtaaagggatcgaatccacggagattggttcaatttataactctatgaaaaatctctttgtaaaaatacttgtaaaatgataataaaaataaaatggggggttttggtgttttgaaatacttgaaacaaactagaattaactatgatttaaatagacaaatgcaacaaaaataagagtttgatgtaaaatcaataagggagagatggttgacttaaagtttcctcactttgacatttgatgaacatatcattagaatccaatggtgcaatactttgatttaaatccttaatttggctatagtaatccaaggagcttgagattacctagacttttcttaattgttgaaatggctagagaagctcataacaatttccttagtcaaagtcactaattccaagaggggtcaaatgctttcaccaccatgttggaggaaatgtttttatgattgtgtgaagcaaaaacaacacaaaaatcatttgttgcttgctaatttgaggatcctttacttaatcaagaaattagccaactaatcaccacaaacacatttaaactcatgaactaaaacatacaagtagtgataagatgttaaaacacaaaacattcccataaagatttaagaacatgttcatggattcttcaacattcaacaaaagttcaaaggattaaccaaaagtcaaccaagattagtttagccaagcatggctaaacacaaagaaacaaagttagagaaaattgtaccaaacattaagcaagaatcaagaggtaaaaatatgatgttcttcaagtgttcttggccttcaaaagtcttcaaaactccagagagaatctccaaaaatcggatgtccaagagtctccaaaagatgggcaccaaccttcctcaaatagctcaaaagaagaatttccgaaactgcccctgcaggaggttgcgcgacccgcgtgctgttgcgcgggtggtccctgaatgtagcatctttgaggttttaggcctccatagcttagcccacttggcccagtgcgatcccaatcagctcctagcccatttttcttcaagttttcttcaatttaagcccaatttggcttctccaaatgattcatagctcgtaaactcgcccgattaataatctaTGCATGCTTGAATACACTCCcgtatcttgcaaatttaaatgtttatttctctccaagccttcaaataatcatcaagctcgctccatgcatcatctccaccacccatcaaggctaagatccttgttttccaccaattcccatcgctttccatacgtcccgaacattcccgctctactagtctccatgaaatctgcaataaagctcacgaaactagaaagtgcccgaaatagtcataaaataacaaaaaggaaaatatgcatgaaaattaactagattatggatgaaatatgataaaataaactataaaaagaagtaaataaaatgaaactatcaaatcaccccaagcttaaaccttacttgtcctcaagtaagacaagactaaaatgaactcgggatgaactatcctaaggaaaataaaaagaatggatagaatcGCAGAACTtgatcaccgttagtcaacatggtcagaactgATCTTGCTATTATCTCAttactttttcatccgatgacaaagggaccataaaccacagccaggataactcctttaggtgagtaaggagggatgagcagtcgcagcctcaatggaccatgcatacaatgaagaaagtctgtagtagggagaaagcagttggatgggctcgggtggagctcttcaTTAAGTGTACACTCTGATCTTACGTttgccggtttctctcatgtgtaactaggtttaatcgctcgggcaccgttgtaggaatcggttcacttggtgttggcccaaacctcccgtagtatccgactcgacagtctccctaacatcaccaatttgtgaaaaacaactcgatctatatacaataaaacatacctaaataaatgaatatcaaacgccgggtgaccaaaatgttggaagatttagttcaataattgaaccggtcacccTTCTCAGATTTCTGCCACTGGGAATTTGCCTGCcgctttttttttgtttttgttttttttttgttatacttgaaggtaatgtaataacaaccctttgaatcaaaatttggttcctaaagtgtgtaagtggaaccgaaagggtagtaatataatccgaatggtctaagcgagaaaatgaccatgtgtggagcataaagatataatgtaagctcctcttcaaatttgtgattttttttttcaaaaataatgaaaatgtccacatgcggactaaaagacttctctaaaatcctaagaaaatcgcaaaaagatatggtcATGTAAAGaaaccggatatggattctactcggggacaagcactagtgcttcatcctaacggttcaaacatgatcaagtgtgatcctctcggcggtagtgaccgcaaggctaagacatctattgctatagtatatcctacagtcattagtatgtatgcataatttttcatgaaaactacctggccatgatcacttacccctttaagctaccagcatctgatcccaagtatgaaatcccaaactgcagctCGTGGTCttggttcgatgggtgagatagcaacaagatcctggaccaataatgatacaataactacgaacctgttccatggcatccaaggaggtgagaataaacatacaacaaaaatgcatgaatgctaatgccctaagcgaaatgttatgcaaaaatataaaagtagaaaagaagaaaataaaatctttttggatttaaaaaaaattaatgaaaattagcttaaaactaaaatgttatgcaacctaattaaaaaagcatgaaaaaataaaaggaaaatgaaatgccccaccccaagcttaagaacaagcattgtcctcaatgcttaaggtaagggcaaaaatgacctaaatcggaggattGGATGATAGGAGATGTCTGTGGCGGTGATTTCGTGAAATTACGACCGGTAGAATTTCGACAAGCTTGAATTTTCCGGCAAGGTGGTTGCTGGAAGGTTATATGAGAGGAATGGAGTGGGAGATCAAGATgattaaatgaagaagaagagaagctgaacattttaatctatgggtcaaaaagggtcaatttcggtcaatgttggtcaagaaaagtcaaaaggtcaactcattaaaacctttggtcaacacatggtcaaataatagccaaaaatagcccaaattgcccagcacagtgcgcgggtcgcgcaagtccccacgcgggtcgcgcaaaccttgcagttaagtcttggaccaatgtcgcttcatcacacctggccgagcaacccacccgcgcaacagcacgcgagTCGCGCAACCCGCTGATGCTGATCTTCATTTTcgcttcatttttcttcgtttttcacccgttcttgatttggaaggccccaaacacctagaaactcttgatttcttcaaacacaactcttttgaatcccaaaaacatcttcaaaactcatttattcaaattaaaaacacgaaagcacaatgctttccaaaaatgccattctttaacgtctttggcgagacgcctccaaacttcactttaacactttggggcgtccaaatggacgacatcttggacatttgaatcaaaaccttcattgaatggcttcaatcgatgtccattaaccttgcaAATTTGCCCCATGTctacattttttaatttccacacctccattgggactcttttcttgtatttgactttgtttttacgggagaaccataccggactcagacctttgataatagcaatcatccaaccatattctttcttgtacttgttcattaaggtgaccaactcttccttcttttctaaactcttggacatggtttttgagTAGGAGACCGGTTGGGCGTCTTCTTTCTTGTGATACGTATCCTTTGAAAAGTCCGACAAATTTATCGCTTCTGgctcttgtggttggtctaccaatggagttagtttctcaatggtagtgGGTGGCTCAACCTCTCTTTCATTAACCCATATCACTTCCTCTATAGTTTCATTGTCAGCcttttcaatttcttcttcttctttaacaaCCTCTTtcacttctacttcttcttcctcttcttcatataacactcttgggccatcaaaatttttctcatctttcaaaggaatgcAACATGCGTTATGACATGGGCTCTCTTCAGATGGTAATTTGTGTTGAGATTCCACTATAATCAATGATTGAgaaatttgtgttatttgttgctctaagcttttgaggctagcttgagttgtttcctggaaaatttgggtagaagtggcaatgcttttcacaatgtcctctaaggacatgcttggagtttcagtttgttgaggaggataaggatagggttcttggaacagtggagttggttggtattggttatTTCCCCATGTTTGGTATGGGTTTTGGTAATGGTTATTTCCCCAAACTTGGTggttgtcccaccattgatcatgttgaggttgatcataactccattggtttgaccggtagtagcttcctttctcttgcacttcttcccattctccttgtaaatatggacacatgtcggaatgatgtccattttgggcgcaaaaatcacaaagaagagGTGTGGGCTGCACACTTTGGttactttcaatcatcataactaactgagctagctcagaaagttggtcttcggtgaaaggagtgttcatttccaaatcatactttttttttaatttcggggttttaaattagagtacctgcacaatgagatgtaggcatagagaaacaaactgattaaatcaaaacaaatccccggcaacggcgccaaaaatttggtggttgtcgaggccaacacaaataataaccctaaatattacacactaaaatggtgtatagtggtaaagggatcgaatccacggagattggttcaatttataactctatgaaaaatctctttgtaaaaatacttgtaaaatgataataaaaataaaatggggggttttggtgttttgaaatacttgaaacaaactagaattaactatgatttaaatagacaaatgcaacaaaaataagagtttgatgtaaaatcaataagggagagatggttgacttaaagtttcctcactttgacatttgatgaacatatcattagaatccaatggtgcaatactttgatttaaatccttaatttggctatagtaatccaaggagcttgagattacctagacttttcttaattgttgaaatggctagagaagctcataacaatttccttagtcaaagtcactaattccaagaggggtcaaatgctttcaccaccatgttggaggaaatgtttttatgattgtgtgaagcaaaaacaacacaaaaatcatttgttgcttgctaatttgaggatcctttacttaatcaagaaattagccaactaatcaccacaaacacatttaaactcatgaactaaaacatacaagtagtgataagatgttaaaacacaaaacattcccataaagatttaagaacatgctcatggattcttcaatattcaacaaaagttcaaaggattaaccaaaagtcaaccaagattagtttagccaagcatgggtaaacacaaagaaacaaagttagagaaaattgtaccaaacattaagcaagaatcaagaggtaaaaatatgatgttcttcaagtgttcttggccttcaaaagtcttcaaaactccagagagaatctccaaaaatcggatgtccaagagtctccaaaagatgggcaccaaccttcctcaaatagctcaaaagaagaatttccgaaactgcccctgcaggaggttgcgcgacccgcgtgctgttgcgcgggtggtccctgaatgtagcatctttgaggttttaggcctccatagcttagcccacttggcccagtgcgatcccaatcagctcctagcccatttttcttcaagttttcttcaatttaagcccaatttggcttctccaaatgattcatagctcgtaaactcgcccgattaataatctatgcatgcttgaatacactcccgcatcttgcaaatttaaatgtttatttctctccaagccttcaaataatcatcaagctcgctccatgcatcatctccaccacccatcaaggctaagatccttgttttccaccaattcccatcgctttccatacgtcccgaacattcccgctctactagtctccatgaaatctgcaataaagctcacgaaactagaaagtgcccgaaatagtcataaaataacaaaaaggaaaatatgcatgaaaattaactagattatggatgaaatatgataaaataaactataaaaagaagtaaataaaatgaaactatcaatggtgttatgtgtttcaggtactagcgacaATCGCAGGAAGGCATCGGCGTGATCCATACACACAGTCAGGAGATtttatttgtgatcttgggatatgtattATTTTGATAACTACTGTGGAACATATGTTTTGAGAaagtttaaaatataaatttggttgttgaaaaatgaaaaattgtttgaaaatttacgttgttacaaaatgGATGGATGTTCTTAATCTATTGACGATTACCCAGACAGCGTCCAATCCATCGGCTATCTTTGGCaatttggtcacgaagtccataataatcttttcccatttccactcgggtataacTGGTAGTTGCAGTAGTACCGAGGGATTTTGGTATTccactttcaccttggcgcaagtaagacacttgcCTACGAAAGTGGttatctctgccttcatgttaggccagcAATATTGTTGCtcgatatccaaatacatcttatctgaccccAGATGAATAGAATATTGCGTCTTGTGGGATTCATGCATGATTACTTCTATGAATCCGCTAACTTTCGGAAGCCAGattctattcatgaagtagtgAGTTCCGTCGTCTTTAACTTCTAGCTCCTTCTCCATTCCATGTAGTGATTCACTAGCGACATTCTTCGGCTTCAATGCATCCAATTGGGCTTCCTTGATCTGTGAGGCTAGATGCGATTGGATGGTGATTGATAGGGCCTTCATACGACCACTTGAATACTCCTTTCGGCATAGGGCATTAgttaccacgttagcctttcctggATGGTAtttgatctcacactcataataaTTTAACAGCttgacccatcttcgttgcctcatttTTAGTTCCTCTTGATTTAGAATGTACTGCAGGCTCTTGTGGTGTGAACttggtaccatataggtagtgcctccaaatatttaaggcgaagaccaccgcccccagttCGAGATCATGCGTGGTATAATTtacttcatgtgttttcagttgtctGGATGCATAAGCAATTATCTTTCCGCGTTGCATAAGGACACAACCAAAACATTGATTCGAAGCATCATTGTAAACTATGAAGTCTTCGGTTCCCAACGATAAGGATAGCACTGGAGCACTATAGAGAGCTGGCTTCAAGGTTTGGAAGGCAATTTCTTGCTTCCCGATCCAGTTGAAGGATACGCCTTTTTTTGTCAATGTGGTGaggggtttggctatcttggaaaagtcctaaatgaatcttcggtagtacccTGCTAGACCcaaaaattggcgaatttctgttggCGTTGTCGTAATTCCCCAACCTTCAATGGCCATGACTTTAGAGGGATCTACATGGATTCCTTCCTTGTTGACTACATGTCCTAAGAAATTTAAACTGCggagccaaaactcgcacttggagagcttCGCATACAAATTTTCTGCTCAAAGGGTCTCTAAGGTCTATCGGAGATGATGActatgctcttctttgcttcgagaGTATAcgaggatatcatcgatgaaaacgatcaTGAATTTGTCAAGGAATGGGCGAAGACTTGATTCATGAGGTCAATAAATGCAgtgggggcatttgttagaccgaaaggcatcacaacgaattcataatgaccgtaacgagttcgaaagaCAGTCTTAGGAAAGTCCTCATCTCGGAAGttgagttgatgataa
The genomic region above belongs to Lactuca sativa cultivar Salinas chromosome 4, Lsat_Salinas_v11, whole genome shotgun sequence and contains:
- the LOC111904675 gene encoding uncharacterized protein LOC111904675 yields the protein MRQRRWVKLLNYYECEIKYHPGKANVVTNALCRKEYSSGRMKALSITIQSHLASQIKEAQLDALKPKNVASESLHGMEKELEVKDDGTHYFMNRIWLPKVSGFIEVIMHESHKTQYSIHLGSDKMYLDIEQQYCWPNMKAEITTFVEEEEEVEVKEVVKEEEEIEKADNETIEEVIWVNEREVEPPTTIEKLTPLVDQPQEPEAINLSDFSKDTCSEGASGSKTPEILAKLQIDAAKPVAEVF